The Marasmius oreades isolate 03SP1 chromosome 2, whole genome shotgun sequence genomic sequence TGCAATGAAAGCCCAAGTGAGAGATGGGGTGGCTCGCGGGCACGAGGCCAATTATGTATATGAACACGGAACAGCGTCACAATAGGATTTATTTGTCCTTTTACATAATTTTGAACGCAAGTACTCTACAGTGGTCGGGGTGTACACTATCGCCTCTTAGGGTTCAATTTATGTAATGTCAAGCAAGTATCAAACGAGACACGACTGTCGTATCTTTCCCAATCATCCAGCTCAGCCATCTTACGGGATACCTTGATAGAATTTATGGCTATCACAACAAGGTTCATTCACGTTCTTGGCTCCTTCGTCCTGCTGGAACGATtttcttcagccatttcCCGAAATCCGACAATTCAAATGAGTTGGTCTCGTGTGGAAGGCCATCGTAGATGTTGAACGCCACCCCTGGACCAGCATCTTTGCATCCTCTCCTTACTACGATTCCGAGTGATTCAAGCAAGTTCAAGGATTTTGCCACCAACTCGTAGGTCACCAAAGTATCTGCAGAACCATGTCCCCAGAAGATCGGAACTGACGTGGCATGTGGGGAAATTAACTAGATGAGCGATATAAAAAAACGGAACGGGCTTTCAGATGTCTCAAGAACTTACATCCTTGAATTTGAATCGTAATGGCAGGGCGCCACTCAATGGGATCAAGCCCGCAAGTTTTTCCTCTCCCGTCAATCCAACTAGCAGAGCCATTGCCGCTCCTTGACTAAACCCACCAAGGACGATACGACTGTAGGGAATTCCGCTCCTTTTCTCTGCCTCGATAAGTTGCATGATCTCCTTCATCGAAACCATCATCCCCTCCTCATCGGAAATCCTGTTTTCTGCAGGACTGAAACCCTTGATATCGTACCTAACTCGAATGTTAATTTGAGGCACTCGGAGGAAGTGATGCTAGACGGTGCCAAGTAGACCGACAACGGAATCACTTACCACGCTGGCATGACCTCTCCCTTATAAACGGTCACCACCCGTTTTGGCCTTACAAAAACTGGCATCAGACAAAAGGCTCATGAAGTGGAACGAGTTTGAGGAACGCACGCATGAGGAAGCACCCATTTTATATGAGCCAGGTCCATGTCCTTTTGAAACGATTCTGCGGTAGTTTTCCAATCATATCCGGAGCCGCCTAAACCCTGATGAGGAAGTAAGTCAACAACAAGAAAGAGGTGAAATATGGGTGCCCAAGTGCGAACATGGAGAAATATCACCGTTGCAGTGTGTGTTGTGCTGGGCAGGACTGCGATGGACTGCACTGAGGACATCATCGTACGTCAACTTCAAAGGGGACCAACAATATTAATATTGAGGTTGAAGTTAAGATAAGAAGACAATCTCAGTACTCTCGGCGTACGAAcaggaagggaaagaaacCGTCATTCTTCATTTCACAGCACTCTGGGTCATGGCAATTACTACGCGGGAATGGAAAGACGGGTGATGATTCGAGTTCAACTGGTCAATGTCCAACATGGAAACCTCGGTTTCATCTAAATAGCTAAAATGACAACATGTATATGTAGAGTAACACATACTATGACGAGCGAGCATAGCAAATAAAAGTTCGGTGGAAAAACaacacagataagataataAAGGAGGATATTAAACACGAAATGAAACACTAATCATCCAGTATCGCCATCCTTTGCATCAGATACCGAAGGCGTGGGTATAGTACTGGCCGAACTCGCTACAGATTTCGGAGTTCCGAGCTTAAGCTTGAACTTTTTGTGCGCTGGTTCTTCATTGCGCTTGATCGTGGCGCGCGCACTACCGCCACCGAAATCCCCAGTCTCACCGCCCTCCTTCTGTTTCCCTACGTTGGCTTTCTTCGTCTTTGAAAGACGTCCCAGCAAtccgtcctcgtcctcgtcctcgccTCTTCTCCTCTTGCGGACCGGCCCCAAGTCACTCATAGATGCCATCATACCAGGAGCAGGTGATTCAGGCCGACCTCGGTTGACCAGTGCCTCCAATAAATTAtcctcttcattttcttcaaGAGGTTTTAGTCGTTGATTGGGTGAATATGTCTGTCTATGAGCCAGCTTTGGACTCAAGAAAGGTGACTGTTCCCCTGACGAGAGAGCATATACTTCCTTCGGGGGTAGTGGTGagtcttcatcatcatcatcatagTCAACAAGCGAGCCAAGGAACGGAGCGTTATTCGGCGTGTGATTCGGAGTTCGAACAGCTTGATTGCCGATAGGAGCACCGGCGACCGCCATACGTCGTTTACGTTTGTGACCAGGATGCATGCCAGCGAGGGGAGGTGAGGGCCCAGAACCGCGAGACCAATTCTGCTGGCTGATCGATGGAATGACgccgtcgtcatcgtcatcgtctgcATTGAAGTAACTATCCTCTTCTGTTTCGAGCGTCCAGCTTTGTGTGGGCCAAGAGCGGTCAGGGCTTCGTAACAATCAGAGTGAGCAAAGATGTGGCCAGGGTATGAGAGGGAAACCTACCTTTCTTGTTTGACTTCTTCTGGTGGCGGAGGTTCATTATTCACCTCCCATCGCTGTATGAACGATACGAACCGCTGGCCGCCGAGGGGGGAAGCAGCTAATGCCTTGATCTCTTCTTCGTGCTTCGTCATGCAAAATTTTATCAAATCCTTCATGTTCTCCTAGGTGCCGGATTCAAAAGGGCAATCTATAAAACGGAACGAAGTACTGACCCGGCGCATGTGATCGAAGTACTCTTGACATGAGCAGCTTAGAAGATTATCCCGGCGCGACTCCCGAATTGTCAGATCGAGTATGGGCTTTAAGATATCATACTTCATTACTTGGGTGTGCATATTGGGGTTATTCTGCTTGAGTAAAAGTCGGAAAAAGCGGAATGAAGCTATAGAAAATCAAGATTCAAGCCGTTTCCAACAAGCATGGTACACACCGTGTCGCAAATGCTTATCTTTAGATTTGAAGAGCGTCGCGATTCTCAGCACAACCGCTGTTGAAAGTATATAAAAATGACTTCGAAACTGATGCTGATGGGTGAAGTTATAGAGCAGTTCGCAAAGCAGCACGTAGCGGTTCGTTTGCTCTCGAGTCAATGGAAGAATCGGCTCTTCAGGAAGTTTGAACAAGGATGATATAATGTAATATTAATCTCAGACTCACCGTTGAAGTCCCTCCATTTTGGAAGCTCATGCAGCGGAGCGAAAAGAGCCTCTACACAATCCTTGTAGAAGTATTCCATGAATCGTTCGGTCCCGGGATCATCCTTCCTCATGTTCAGCCTCGAGACGACCTACGAGAGGTTAGTCACCAATATATCGAACTGATGAAAACTCACAGTCTCGCCAGTATTGGCTGGTCCAATCTCACCATTGATTGGTATATCCAACCACACCTTAACAGCATCCCCCACCAGACTCTGGACGGCCAAATCCGTGCTTCTGGTCAGGATTCCGCACACCATTTTCACGATCGTCTCAGCCTTGTCAGCCCCCTTCTTCCCAGCATTCCTCTCCTTTTCGATCGCGACCACTTGCTTCAATACATGGCCTCTGACTCCATTGAGGTCATGATCCAATAAAGTACCCAATATTTCCCCTCCCGCTGATATTGTTGGCCGGGAAACCGGATCCTTTTCGGAAAGCGAGAGTGCCCATTGGACGGCAAATAGGACACCACGGTCCACTAACGCCCGGAAGAGAGACATACGTGCAGGTAATTGAACACCTTTGCCCATTACACAAAGGTGTTGAATGAGGAGAATCACTTCCCGTCGATGGGCGAGTTCCTCTTCGCTGAGCTGCTCTGGAGGTGCGTAGCCGTAAGCTTGGGATTTACCGGGAGTCGCGGAAGTAGATGACGATGTATCGGGTGCGTCGGATTTACTATAGGGAATGGTTCCATTTGGAGGATGTGGGGATGAAGTAGTAGGCTCTGAAGTTTCTAGCACTGATGCGGCTTCTAAACTCCCATTCAACGAGATAGTTACGGGCTCCTTCTTCACCGGTGGTTGGCTTTTCTTgccaacaccaccaccaccaagcATGTCTTCATCCACGTACAGCTTCACTACCTCACGGAGAAATGTCACATCCTGTTGGATGTGAGTGATGATATCTATCTGGTTGAAAATGATACACGAGTTGAGCACGTTGAAGGTTGAGTCGTCCAATACGCGGGCGAGAACTACATCCTTCAGAAATTGTAGCCGATATGTGTGGTGGATCTTCCGCTGTATTGATTGGTCTGCAATCCGGATGGGTTGATGGTACTGGGAGGATTGATGGAGAAAATCCCGGTAGTTCGCTTTATGTTGAGGAAATTCTGCGTCATCTATTTCACTCCGATATTAGAGCAGAGTGTCGCTCGAAGAGCAACGATACTGACATTCAAGGATGCCAACTActccgaagaagaggtcatCGTCCAGAATATGCTCATACATACTGTGGTCGTTGAGCATCACTGTTTCCCTATATTAGTCAGGATGTCAGTAGTCGATGGGCAGAAGGCGCACGTATGGTTTGTATGAGACTGCAGAGGGCATGTAGGTTCTCCAAGCTTTCCGTTTCCTCAGCGACGTGGAAAACGTCAATTAATTGTTTGATATAGTCCTAATAATGGGAGAAATCACAATCAAAGCATACATATTAGTTTCGTTTCAGAAGGAGGCAGGGATGGTAAGAGCGAGGATAGAAA encodes the following:
- a CDS encoding uncharacterized protein (MEROPS:MER0209507), which translates into the protein MMSSVQSIAVLPSTTHTATVIFLHGLGGSGYDWKTTAESFQKDMDLAHIKWVLPHAPKRVVTVYKGEVMPAWYDIKGFSPAENRISDEEGMMVSMKEIMQLIEAEKRSGIPYSRIVLGGFSQGAAMALLVGLTGEEKLAGLIPLSGALPLRFKFKDLISPHATSVPIFWGHGSADTLVTYELVAKSLNLLESLGIVVRRGCKDAGPGVAFNIYDGLPHETNSFELSDFGKWLKKIVPAGRRSQERE
- a CDS encoding uncharacterized protein (BUSCO:EOG09262D0D), with amino-acid sequence MEHAENEALNSLIVIPPDDQTHSEAVHDSIDDVKPSHSDDDTQLHHTDTTNGDLDLSDSTQDPAVIALDEEHEYNQGHEQNEMKRVKVYQLVGSRWVDHGTAFCYGHFSNDSPDGTCEALLTARSEKNFQEVILTTTIRSTDVYQRQQDTLIVWTEPDGIDYALSFQDKEGCAEVWNFIVDVQRHMNTGEEQGSINLPSSSPILGSESNSSSITSEIVRTGHLPTPRMGIVTDIERAIKALSRAQQVKERLCEYILSEDYIKQLIDVFHVAEETESLENLHALCSLIQTILMLNDHSMYEHILDDDLFFGVVGILEYDAEFPQHKANYRDFLHQSSQYHQPIRIADQSIQRKIHHTYRLQFLKDVVLARVLDDSTFNVLNSCIIFNQIDIITHIQQDVTFLREVVKLYVDEDMLGGGGVGKKSQPPVKKEPVTISLNGSLEAASVLETSEPTTSSPHPPNGTIPYSKSDAPDTSSSTSATPGKSQAYGYAPPEQLSEEELAHRREVILLIQHLCVMGKGVQLPARMSLFRALVDRGVLFAVQWALSLSEKDPVSRPTISAGGEILGTLLDHDLNGVRGHVLKQVVAIEKERNAGKKGADKAETIVKMVCGILTRSTDLAVQSLVGDAVKVWLDIPINGEIGPANTGETVVSRLNMRKDDPGTERFMEYFYKDCVEALFAPLHELPKWRDFNEPILPLTREQTNRYVLLCELLYNFTHQHQFRSHFYILSTAVVLRIATLFKSKDKHLRHASFRFFRLLLKQNNPNMHTQVMKYDILKPILDLTIRESRRDNLLSCSCQEYFDHMRRENMKDLIKFCMTKHEEEIKALAASPLGGQRFVSFIQRWEVNNEPPPPEEVKQESPDRSWPTQSWTLETEEDSYFNADDDDDDGVIPSISQQNWSRGSGPSPPLAGMHPGHKRKRRMAVAGAPIGNQAVRTPNHTPNNAPFLGSLVDYDDDDEDSPLPPKEVYALSSGEQSPFLSPKLAHRQTYSPNQRLKPLEENEEDNLLEALVNRGRPESPAPGMMASMSDLGPVRKRRRGEDEDEDGLLGRLSKTKKANVGKQKEGGETGDFGGGSARATIKRNEEPAHKKFKLKLGTPKSVASSASTIPTPSVSDAKDGDTG